The Chloroflexota bacterium region GACGCTGTCGCGCAGCAGGAGGCCGATGAGCGCCACATCGGACTGTTGCCCCAGGACGTAGTTCAGCCCGTTGATGATGCCGGTGTTCACGGCGAAGCGATGGACGCGGCCCATGGGCAGGGGCGAGGCAGGCCCCCGCAGGAAGCGCGCCGTGTACGCCAGGTACGCGGCGGATGCCAGGGCCGCCGTCGCGCCCAGGAGCAGGAGCATCGCCTGCGGCCCGTAGCCGCGCTGCAACAGGTACCACGCCGCCGCGTAGTTGACCACTTGCACGCCAATGCGAACCAGCGCCACGAGGCGCACTTCTAGGCGCCCCACCCAGAAATACGCCAGGAGATTGGCGACGTTGAACCAGAACAGGTAGGGGAGCACCCACACGACGGCGGAAGCCGCGGGGCCTGTCCAGCGCGACAGAAGCGGCGCGCCTACGGCTCCCAGCACCACCAGGCAGGCCATGATGAGCGCCCGCAGGGCCAGCGTTCGGCGAAGCAAGAATCGCTGCCGGGCCGGGTCATCCAGGAGCGCGGGCACGAAGTTGTTCAGGGCCTGCTCGTAGCCCAGCGCGCCCAGCAGCGTGCCCGCCACGAAGACGCTGTAGGCGAAGGAATAGACGCCGAAATCCCCCGGCCCCAGGCGCTTGGCGATGAGACTGACGAACAGGAAGCGGATGGCGTACTCGCCGATACGCCCCGCGTAGTTCCAGAACAGCCCCCTGCCGAAACGTGCGGGGAGGTCGCCGTTCACGGTTGCGCTCCCTGTCTGATGGCGTGGCGGAGGAAAACCGACTCGGTGTCGGCGATCATCCTGTCCAGCGTGAACCGCGCGAGCACCGTTTGTCGGGCGGCCTGGGCGATGGCGGCGCGCGCGGCGGGATCGCGGGCCAACGAAGCCGCGAGGGTAGCCGCTTCGCCCTCGCCGCCCGGCGACACCAGAAATCCATTGTCGCCGTGGGAGATGAGCGAAACGACCCCGCCGACGGCGCTGGCGATCACCGGGCAGCCGCACGCCATTGGCTCTGCGACGGCGTATGAAAACGCCTCGGTGTGGATGGAAAGCATCAGCGCGATGTCCGCCGCATTGTACACGGCGGGCATCTGCTCATGCGGGACGTGGCCCAGCCAGCGGACGCGGTCGGCCAGGCCCAGGGATGCCGCCTGCTGGCGCAGCCAGGCTTCGTCCGGCCCGGTGCCCGCCACGAGAACCGTGGGCGCCAGGCCCTGCTCCACGAGCGACGCTGCCATGCGCAACACCCGATGGTGCCCTTTTGCTTGTTCCAGCCGTCCCGCCGTCAGGAGCACCAGCGCGTCGGCCGCGAGGCCCAGTTGGGCGCGCAATGCCCGCCGCGCCGAGGCGTCTGGTCGGAACTTCGCGGCGTCCACACCGTTGGGCACGACCGCTACCCTGCTGCTGGGGATGGACAGTTCGCCGATCGCGTCTTCGGCCAGTTGTGGGCTGACGCAGATGACGCCGGCCGCGCGCTGCGCCGTGGTGCGGAACATGCGCCTGAACAGCAACGTGCGCGCGGCGAAGCGGACGAGGCGATGCGCATGGCGGGGCGAGTCGCCCCATTGGCGTCGCATGGCGCGCCATTCGCCCAGGGGCGTGCCGTGGAGGATGGCGACGCACGGGATGGGCCGCTGGCGGGCTGGCAGACGCAGATAGCCGTAGGCCCCGATGCCCTGGCTCCAGACGATGTCCACGGGGTCGGCGGCGTGCAGCCGGGCAAAGGCGCGGGCGCTCTCCCGCCACCACGCGACGGCGTATGCGCGGTCGGCGCTGTAGGGCAGAAACAGCGTGCGGATGCCTGGGGCCCGGGTTTCGGTCTCGCCCTGCGGGTGGCGCGTGGTGATGACGGTGATGCGATGCCCCCGCTCCACCAGGCCCTGGCACAAATCCGCAGCGTGCCGCTCCAAGCCGCCCCCGATGTGCGCCAGGGTGGTGCGGGTCATCAGGCAGATGTGCACGGCGACCTCCTAGCGGGCTGGGCCGCAGTTCTGCGCGCCCAGCATGCTCTCCACCCTGGCCACCACCATGTCAATCGCGATGGTGTTGAACCCGCCTTCGGGGATGATGATGTCGGCGTAGCGCTTGCTGGGTTCCACGAATTCCAGGTGCATGGGGCGCACGGTCTCCAGGTACTGCTGGCACACCGACTCCATGGTGCGCCCCCGCTCGGAGATGTCGCGCTTCAGGCGGCGGATGAAGCGGATGTCGGGATCGGTGTCCACGAAGATTTTGACATCCATCAGGTCGCGGAGCGCCTTGTCGGCGAAGATGAGGATGCCCTCCACCAGCACAACCTGGCGGGGTTCCACGGTGCGCGTCTCGCGTAGGCGCGTGTGGGTCGTGAAGTCGTAGATGGGGATTTGCACGGCCCGACCCTCGCGCAGGGCCAGGATGTGCTGGATGAGCAGTTCGTTTTCCAGCGAGTCGGGGTGATCGTAGTTGAGGCGGGTTCTTTCCTCAAAGGGCAGGTCGCTGCGGTCGCGGTAGTACGAGTCGTGCTGGATGTAGGCGATGCGCTCGCGCCCCACGCGCTCCAGAATCGCCTGGGACACGGTCGTCTTGCCTGAGCCGCTTCCGCCTGCCACACCGATAACTACCACTCCCATGGACTCCCTCCTCGGACTCTCACCAGGCCACGAACGACAACCCAGGCCACGCGGCGGCGATCCAGTCGGCGGCGAAGGCCCCCAGCAGCATCAGGCCCACGCCCACCCATTGCGCCATCAGGCCCCATTGCGATGCGTCGCGGCGCAGAAACCTCCCCGCCACGACGCAGAGCCAACCGGCCACCATCAGGTTCAGTCGCGGGTCGTTGCGCCAGGCGACGCCCCAGTTGAGCCAGGCCCAGGCCGCCGTCAGGACAAAGCCGACGCCCATCAGGGCGATGCCGGCGAACTCGGCGGGCGGCTGCCCCTGCCGCATGTCGCGCGCGCCCAACGTGCCCAGCAGGGCCGCCATGCACCCGCCCACGCCCAGGGCATGCAGGCCCGCTTGCGCCACGTACAGGAGCGTCTGCTGGGCGGGAACGGCGGGCGCGGCGGCGGGCCTGGCCGTCCAGACATGCGTGAGGGCGGCCAACGCCAGCGCCAGAGGGCCAATCGGCGACGCCCTGCCCCGCTCCGATATCGGCGCAAGCGCCAGCAACCCGACCGCGCCTGCGGCCAGGAAGTCGGCCACGCCCACGAAGAGCGCCCTGCGCGCCAGCAGCGCCTCAGCGAGCAGGTAGGCCGCCGCAAGCGCCGCAGCCGCCCACGCGAGGGCGCGGGCCACCGCCTGCGCCCGCGGCACATGCCGCGCGTAGGCCGCAAGCCAGAGCGCGACCCCCGCCAGCGATGCGGCGTAGGCCAGGCCCAAGAGTACCGTGCTGGGGTTCAACGGTAGTCCCATCCAACTTTCCCCGTGCGAGACGTGTGCAGGCGCAGGAGCCGCCTACCCAAGCGCCTCGCGGATCACGTCTGCGGTGTCGGCGTCGCTCGCCCAAAACCGAAGGGCGGCGCGATTGGCTGCTTGTGTCGCCTGCACAACGGCGGCGCGCGCGGAAACCCACGCGGATGCCAGGCCGCAAACCACGGCGAGCACCGCCCCCGCCCACAAAGGATAGCGCGAAGGGTCGCGTATGGCAACTGCCGCAGGGTACTGCCCCGCCGCGAAGCGGTAGGTGATGCCGTTGGATGCGGCCGTCCCCTCGTCCGAGAATGCCCCTTCGTGGGCGGGCTGGATGTCCGTGCCGTGGAAAACCTGGAACAGGAATGCAGGCGCGGCCCCGTCGGCGTCGGGGTTCAGGGCGATGCGGATGGTATCCCCCACGTCGGGGGCGGCGAAGTACTGTTCGGGTTGGTCCTCGTCAAATCGCAGGAACAGCGTCCCCACGGCGGAGGATTCCCCCGCCGCCTGGAGCGACACGGGGACTCCCCCCTCGTCGGTCGCGCTGACCACGACGCCGGCGAACGACCGCGTCCGGTGCAGCGTCAAGTCCCCGGCCCACAGCGGGCGTTGCGGGCCGATGACCCCCTGCGCCCTCACGTCGCCTTCGGGCCCCAGCAGGAGAACAGGCCACAGCGCCCCCTGCGCCCCATCCCCCAGCGACACCGACCACCCGGGGCGCAGCGCCAGGGTTGCGGCCTCCCCCGGCCCCAACGCGAGTTCCTCCGTGCGGGACACGCGTCCCGAAAGCAAGAGCGCGGTCGCAACCAGCAGCAGACCGAAGGCAGCGCCCGCGCGGAGTCCCCACGCCCAGCCGTCGCGCACGGCGTGGAGTTGCAGCGCCTCGCCCATGGACTCCGTGCGGGTGCGATAGCCGGCCTGCGTCAAGGCCGCATCCACGGACGCCAACACCTGCGCCGCGCTCCCATTGGCAACTCGCTGGCCCTGCGCCCGACGCGGGAGGCTGATGGCATCCGTCTTCGCGTATCGGAGCGCGCGGCGCAGGTTCTGGGCGAGATGGAGGAGCAGGACGAACACGCCAAGCCCCAGCGTCCCCTTCCAGAGCAACGAGTCGGCAATCTGAAACATCCCCAGGGCGCGCAGCGTGGGGCCGGGCGCGCCCCAGCGTGCGGCGGCTTCGGCCAGCCAGCGGAGTTGCGCGGCGGAGTCTGCGCCCGTGGCGGGAGCCTGGGGGAAGATGCCTGCCAGGAGGAACACGAACGCGACAAGGATGGTGAGGATGGCTGCACAGCGGGGAGAGGTCAGGAATCCCCAAACGCGCTCCCATCCCCCCGCGCGGTCGTCGGTGGGCATGGAGGCGGCGGGTTGTTCGGACCGAGCGGCCACCGGATCCTCCTGCTGGCGCATGGCTATAGACAAGCCCTGACCCGGCGTGCGGTCAGGGCTCGCTAAGGATCGTGGAGCCACCCATCGGAATTGAACCGATAACCGGGCGCTTACGAAGCGCCTGCTCTGCCGATTGAGCTAGGGTGGCCCAGAAGTATCGGCGAAACGACGGGTTCCCTTTGCCGCCTCGCACCATGCCGCGGTGCTTGAAAGGTCGTCGCGGGGCCATTATAGCAGGATTCCCGCGGCCTGACAAATCCGCGCCACACCTGACGAAGTTCGCTTTCGTCGCAGGCGCCATCCACGAATAACACGAATCCACACGAATGGAGAACAATTGTAGACACGTAGGGCGGCTTCCCATAGCCGCCGGAGGCAGGGGGCCGACAAACTTTTGCACGGATGCACTGACACGTTTGACTTGCGCAATCCGAAACGGCGTGGTATAATGCGTTTGTTATTACGATTGCGCTGGAGAAAAGTGGGCGTCCCCCACTTTTCTTGTTGTGAGGCATTTGCGCCGCGCGGTCGCAGGAGGTAGGGGACGTATCTATGAAGAGCGAGTTCATACAGGCCATCAACCAGGTGTGCGCCGAGCGGAACCTGCCCAAGGACGTGGTCCTTGAGGCGGTGGAAGTTGCCCTGGTCTCTGCCTACAAGCGGAACTTCGGCGACTGCGGGAACGTGGTGGCGAAGATAGACAACCAGACGGGCGAGGTCAAACTGTTCGCGGTCAAAGAAGTCGTGGACAGCGTCTCTGACCCCGACACGCAAATCGCCCTCAAAGAGGCGCGAAGCATCAATCCCGACGCCGCCGTGGGCACGAAGGTGATGGTGGAATGCGCCCCGCCCAAGGACTTCGGCCGCATCGCGGCGCAGGCCGCCAAGCAAGTGATTCTCCAGCGCATCCGCGAGGCCGAGCGCGACACGCTCTACCAGTCCTACGCCGACCGCGTGGGCGAGATGATCAACGCCTCGGTGCAGACGGCCGAGCCGGGCCTGGTAACGGTGAACCTGGGCAAGACCGAAGGGGTCATGCCGAGGGGCGAGATGATCCCCGGCGAGCGATACAGGCCGGC contains the following coding sequences:
- a CDS encoding glycosyltransferase family 4 protein gives rise to the protein MHICLMTRTTLAHIGGGLERHAADLCQGLVERGHRITVITTRHPQGETETRAPGIRTLFLPYSADRAYAVAWWRESARAFARLHAADPVDIVWSQGIGAYGYLRLPARQRPIPCVAILHGTPLGEWRAMRRQWGDSPRHAHRLVRFAARTLLFRRMFRTTAQRAAGVICVSPQLAEDAIGELSIPSSRVAVVPNGVDAAKFRPDASARRALRAQLGLAADALVLLTAGRLEQAKGHHRVLRMAASLVEQGLAPTVLVAGTGPDEAWLRQQAASLGLADRVRWLGHVPHEQMPAVYNAADIALMLSIHTEAFSYAVAEPMACGCPVIASAVGGVVSLISHGDNGFLVSPGGEGEAATLAASLARDPAARAAIAQAARQTVLARFTLDRMIADTESVFLRHAIRQGAQP
- the udk gene encoding uridine kinase, whose product is MGVVVIGVAGGSGSGKTTVSQAILERVGRERIAYIQHDSYYRDRSDLPFEERTRLNYDHPDSLENELLIQHILALREGRAVQIPIYDFTTHTRLRETRTVEPRQVVLVEGILIFADKALRDLMDVKIFVDTDPDIRFIRRLKRDISERGRTMESVCQQYLETVRPMHLEFVEPSKRYADIIIPEGGFNTIAIDMVVARVESMLGAQNCGPAR